One Aythya fuligula isolate bAytFul2 chromosome W, bAytFul2.pri, whole genome shotgun sequence genomic window carries:
- the LOC116501463 gene encoding LOW QUALITY PROTEIN: cyclic AMP-responsive element-binding protein 3-like (The sequence of the model RefSeq protein was modified relative to this genomic sequence to represent the inferred CDS: inserted 1 base in 1 codon) — translation MACPEDLAALADKDLLGFLFSNDTHDTVDPGEENLLLEDWGLPGPKLLNKEMDDFISHMLSPCKNEPGPLQGCSSADSDSGISEDLNLFHSPGSDFASSPQSLDIVQFDHSYSLHQDWPALESMRADMAEGDVSIDFETWTGLESTTEALEQSSSFPIAIDVDARPQLMPRATMQIPTAPDFPELMLTDEERQLLEKEGVSLPTCLPPTKAEEQLLKNVCQKIWNKQSAQDSHHRKKIYVDGLENRVAACTAQNHELQKKVQLLQKQNMRVFFGCGRRCGGSLLEQLHKLQALVKQSTTKMTTLSTCVMVLVLSCLILSPSFYSFGSRGLHPELGALLQQIREFLNQAWQTAHSRQEEAVLERLSPEPEDTSLLGSLSQSQEEGQSPPKPXFNSNSSSDPPATAGSELSHPQLQEQRSWSDPLHSEVLVPWKAKSQEWVERAATVVIQQHHADEM, via the exons ATGGCGTGCCCAGAGGACCTGGCTGCCCTGGCAGACAAGGACCTGCTTGGCTTTCTCTTCAGCAATGACACTCATGACACTGTAGACCCAGGGGAGGAGAACCTCTTGCTGGAGGACTGGGGCCTGCCAGGGCCCAAG CTCCTAAACAAGGAGATGGATGATTTCATCAGCCACATGCTGAGCCCCTGTAAAAATGAACCAGGCCCACTGCAGGGCTGTTCATCTGCTGACAGTGACAGCGGCATTTCTGAGGATCTGAATCTGTTCCATAGCCCTGGCAGTGACTTTGCCAGCAGCCCTCAGAGCTTGGATATTGTGCAGTTTGATCACAGTTATTCCCTCCATCAAGACTGGCCTGCACTGGAAAGCATGAGGGCTGATATGGCAGAAGGAGATGTTTCCATTGACTTTG agACATGGACGGGTTTGGAAAGCACaactgaggcactggaacagagcTCCAGTTTCCCGATTGCCATTGATGTGGATGCCAGACCCCAGCTCATGCCTAGAGCCACCATGCAGATACCAACAGCT cctGACTTCCCAGAACTGATGCTGACTGATGAAGAGAGGCAACTCCTGGAGAAAGAAGGTGTTTCATTGCCAACCTGTCTGCCACCGACCAAA gctgaggagcagcttCTGAAGAATGTGTGTCAAAAGATCTGGAACAAGCAGTCAGCCCAGGACAGTCATCACAGGAAGAAGATCTATGTGGATGGCCTGGAAAACAG GGTGGCAGCCTGCACAGCTCAGAACCACGAGCTGCAGAAGAaggtgcagctcctgcagaagcagaacaTGCGAGTTTTCTTTGGATGTGGCAGGAGATGTGGTGG GTCTCTGCTTGAGCAGCTGCACAAACTGCAGGCTTTGGTGAAACAGTCCACCACCAAAATGACCACATTGAGCACCTGCGTCATG GTCCTGGTTCTGTCCTGCCTCATTCTCTCGCCCAGTTTCTACTCATTTGGGAGCAGAGGGCTGCATCCAGAGCTTGGAG CGCTATTGCAGCAGATTCGTGAGTTCCTGAACCAGGCTTGGCAGACAGCACACAGCAGGCAAGAGGAAGCTGTGCTGGAGAGGCTCAGCCCCGAGCCTGAGGACACCTCACTGTTGGGCAGCCTCAGTCAGTCACAGGAAGAGGGGCAGAGTCCACCCAAGC GATTCAACAGCAACTCATCCTCTGACCCTCCTGCAACAGCAGGCTCCGAGCTGAGccatccccagctgcaggagcagcgctCCTGGAGTGACCCCTTGCACTCTGAGGTGCTGGTGCCATGGAAAGCCAAGAGTCAGGAGTGGGTGGAGCGTGCTGCCACTGTTGTCATCCAGCAGCACCATGCTGATGAGATGTGA